The nucleotide sequence ATTATGCCGGTGCATTTATACGGCAGACTTTGCAATATGGAGGAGATTAGTGCTATTGCAAAGCTGCACAACTTAAAAGTTATTGAAGATGCAGCACAGGCACACGGTGCAAAACAAACCGGAAAACTAAGCGGAGCTTTCGGTGATGCTGCCGGTTTTAGCTTTTATCCGGGCAAAAATTTGGGCTGCTTAGGTGACGGCGGCTGCGTTACAACTGATGACGAAGAACTTGCAGATGTCATACGAAAATTGGCAAATTACGGCTCAAGTGTAAAATATGTGCACGAATACAAGGGAGAAAATTCCCGTCTTGATGAAATACAGGCCGCCGTCCTTTCAGTAAAACTGGAAAGGCTTGATGCGGATAATGATCGCCGCCGTCAAATCGCAGCGATGTATAATACCGGAATAAAAAACAAGACGATTATTTTACCAAAACTCCACCAAAAAGAAGAACATGTGTGGCATATTTATTGCGTTCGGCTTCAAAATAGAAAGGCACTCATTGACTATTTAAAAGATTGCGGAATAGAAACAGTTATTCATTATCCGACTCCGCCTCATAAACAAAAAGCATATAAAGAGTTTTCTCATCTTCACTTACCGATAAGTGAAAAAATACATGCAGAAGTGCTTAGTCTTCCTATGAGTCCTTTATTAACCGGTGAGGAAGTTAATTACGTAATTAAAAAAGTAAACGAATGGAAAAACTAAAACTTCTTTTTATTACGCATACTCATTCATCAGGCGGTGGGGCAGAAAAAGTGTTGACAACGTTAGTCAATAATTTAGACCGTGATAGGTATGATATAAGTATTTTTGAGCTTTTGCACTATGACATAAAAAATGAGCCGTTGTTGCCTCATATAAAATTATTAGCACCTATGGTTACAGTGCAGCAAACCCGAATTCCTTTTTATGAATATACACTCAATCAATTATTGATGTGTGAACCAACTGTAGTAAAAACTTTATATCATTTTGAAGAGTATGATATTGTAATTTCATGGATTAAAGATACTCCTTCATATTTAGCTTCTTGCTTTTGCAATTATAAAATTGCATGGACACATAGTGATATACGGTATTTATTGAATCTTAATAATTTTCCTGATATTACTTTTGAAAAGCAGCTGCAAGAAAAAATATGGGCTATACCTGAAAAAATATTTTCGGTTTCTGCAATCGCAGTAGACTCAATAATTAAAGTTTTTTCTCAGTTTAAACATAAAACTGAGATTTTTTATAATCCTATTGATATAAAAGCTGTAAAAAAACTGGCTGAAGAAAAAATTGAAACGCATATTTTTTCTAATTCAAAAACACTGATAGGTATAGGGAGACTGGATTCAAACAAAAATTTTAGTTTGTTATTGGAAACACAAAAAGTATTAAAAGATAATCATGTCGATACTCATTTAATTATTTTGGGTATAGGTGAGGAAGAAAAAATATTGAAAAAGAAAGCTGCTGCTTTGGGTATTCAAGATAGTGTTTTATTTTTAGGGTTTCAAGAAAACCCATATCCATATGTAAAGGCTGCTGATCTTCTATGTGTTTCTTCTTTTGCAGAAGCCTTTCCTACTGTAGTTTGTGAAGCTATGATATTAGGAAAACCTTTTGTTACAACAAGAGTTGCCGGGGCATCGGATGAGCTTGCTTGTGATGGAGCGTGCGGTTTTGTTTCTGATTGGGATGCAAATGATTTTGCTGAAAAAATAGAAAGAATATTATCTGATGACATTTTATATAATAAAATGTCTGAAAATTGTTTAAAGAAAATAGCTGAATTCTCGATTGATAAGGCTATTAAAAAGTTTGATTATGAAATTATGAAAGTAATTGAAAATAAAAATGGTAAAAAAATAAAAAATAATGAAATTACTTTTGTACAGGCAAAACAAAAATTTAGTCATTATTATATTTTTTTACCTATCGGTTATAACATAAAAATACAAAAAGCATTTTTTAGGTGGAAAAATACTCCTACACCAATAAATTTTTTAAAGCTTGGTTACAGGATACTAAATATTTGCGGGTACATAGTAACTATTCCGGTAAGATTAGTTTTATTGCCCACATTATGCCGAATATATAGGGATAAGCAATGCAGCAAATAATAGCATGTACAGGATACGGTGGAACTGGTAGTTCTGCCGCAACAAATATAATAGAGGAATTTAAAGATATAAAGAGCTTAGATTCGGGATTTGAGTGTACTTTTTTACATGAAAGTGATGGGTTGCATGATTTAGAGAATGCATTGCGTGAAGGTCATAGACTGAAAACTGATATGGCTATAAAAAGATTTCTGCGCCTTGCTAATATTTTAAATAAGCAAAGAGACTATCAAAAGTATTTTAATGGAAATTTTGAAAAATATTCAATCGATTATATAAATTCTATCTGCACTGCACAGTGGCAAGGAAATTGGCATCGAGGTTCCGATACTATTAAGTTTTCAAAACAAGATTTACTTTATTATAATTTGGCAAAACAAATATTTCTTAATGAATATTCATATAAAAATTATTCTTTATATGAACCTAATACTTGGCATCCTACATATCAGATGAGAAATAAGAGCTTCTATGCTTTTTTTGATGATTCTTTTTATGCTAAGACTCAAGATTATATAAAAAAACTTTTTTTGGAAGTCGGTATTCATACGGACACAAAAAAAGTTTTGGTAGATCAGTTTTTTCCTGCTTATAATATATCGGCATATTTGAAATATGCTCCGCAAACAAAAATTGTCATTGTTGACCGCGATCCGCGTGATGTTTATGTGTTAAATAAAAGCTCTTGGGGAGAGCCTTATATTCCTACTGATGATGTAAATACATTTATAAGCTGGTATAAAGGTATACGTTTTTCACAAAAAATAGAAGCTGAAAATAAAAATGTTCTTTTACTTCATTTTGAAGATCTTATTTTTGATTATGAAAATTCTTTATTAAAATTAAAAACCTTTCTTGAGTTGCGTGATGAAGAACATATAAAAAAGGGGCTTTATTTTAATCCTGAAAAATCTGCAAAAAATACATACAAATTTAAAAACTATCCTCAGTGGGAAGATGATATTTTTAAAATTGAAAAAGAGTTATCGGATTATTGCTACAACTTCCCTGACGGATTGGATAATGGTATTAAAGTTGATAAAGGTAAGCCTGTGGAAAAATATATCCAAGATTCTTATGAAATTCAAGCTAAAAAAGAACTGCCTGAAGAATATAAAAATAAGGTTTATAAGCTATTGTTTGGAATAACTTCTTTCGGCGGTGTTTGTGAAAGTTTTAATCATAGAAAGACCTTAAAAATGAAAGCTAAGGGATTTATAAAACTGTTTATGTTTTTTCCTTTTTTTTTGATTGAATTTCCATATATGATTTTCAATTATTATAACTTTAAAAAATGAAATTCAGTATAATAATTCCAATATATAACCGCAGTTTTTTTATTGATGAAACTTTATCAAGTCTTTTAAATCAGACCTATACCGATATTGAGATAATTTGTGTTGATGATTATTCTACGGATAATAGTCTTGAGAAATTAGAAACTTATGCTTTAAAAGATGACCGTATAAAAATAGTGCGGCATCAAAAAAATCTTGGACCGCATTGTGCAAGAAAAACCGGCGTAGAAAATGCTTCAGGCGATTATATTTTATTTTTAGATTGTGATGATATGCTTGAGCCTGATGCATGCAAGGTTTTGTATAGAATACTGAATATACAGCCATGCGATGTCTTAGAATTTGCTTATAAAAATGACAGAGAATTTTTGTACCCAGTCCCGTTTATTACGATAGACAATTTATTTGATAGTTTAGTATATTTTAGCAATCCGCGGGCGGGCTCTGTATGGAATAAGGCATATAAAAAAGAACTGTTACACAAAGCTTTTTCGAACATGGAAGATTTTTATTCGATCATGGGAGAAGATCTTTACGAATCGGTTATTGTTGCCTATTATACGGAAACTTATGATTTTATAAATAATATTTTACTGCACTATAATACCGATACGGGAATTTCAAATAAAAAGAATGATTTTAATGGTATAAAACGAGTGTTAGAATCAATTAAGAATACATTGAATGCTTTTCGTATTTTTTTTAATCTGTATGCGCCGGAACATAAAAATGCCGTTTTGAATATCGAAAGACAATATGTGAAATATATATTTTACTATCAAATTTTGATGCATACCGATAGATCTGATTGGAGGAAATCGCTTAATTTGCTGCCTGAATATTTTACAACTGATGCACTGCTTTCATATATAAAAAAGATAAAACAGTCAATGTTCGGCCTTCGGTATGAGCTTTTTAAGTATCAATTTAATATGAAATTAAGAAAATGGATTCCTACCCGATTGAAAGTGATAGTAAAGAAATTAATAGGCTGCTTCTAAAAAGTTTAGTTGTTAGAAGTGCTTAATATGTTTATAAGGAAATGAGGGATAAATGACTTCTAATGAAATAATCACAATTTTTA is from Treponema denticola and encodes:
- a CDS encoding DegT/DnrJ/EryC1/StrS family aminotransferase, giving the protein MNIPFLSLQKITESFEPSLSQKINEVIKKGWYIHGEECTAFEKNFAQFCGVNHCIGVGNGLEALKLILRAYKLLGVFEEGDEIIIPANTFIATILAVSAENLTPVFVEPNIDDYLIDVKKIEEKITKKTKAIMPVHLYGRLCNMEEISAIAKLHNLKVIEDAAQAHGAKQTGKLSGAFGDAAGFSFYPGKNLGCLGDGGCVTTDDEELADVIRKLANYGSSVKYVHEYKGENSRLDEIQAAVLSVKLERLDADNDRRRQIAAMYNTGIKNKTIILPKLHQKEEHVWHIYCVRLQNRKALIDYLKDCGIETVIHYPTPPHKQKAYKEFSHLHLPISEKIHAEVLSLPMSPLLTGEEVNYVIKKVNEWKN
- a CDS encoding glycosyltransferase, with the translated sequence MEKLKLLFITHTHSSGGGAEKVLTTLVNNLDRDRYDISIFELLHYDIKNEPLLPHIKLLAPMVTVQQTRIPFYEYTLNQLLMCEPTVVKTLYHFEEYDIVISWIKDTPSYLASCFCNYKIAWTHSDIRYLLNLNNFPDITFEKQLQEKIWAIPEKIFSVSAIAVDSIIKVFSQFKHKTEIFYNPIDIKAVKKLAEEKIETHIFSNSKTLIGIGRLDSNKNFSLLLETQKVLKDNHVDTHLIILGIGEEEKILKKKAAALGIQDSVLFLGFQENPYPYVKAADLLCVSSFAEAFPTVVCEAMILGKPFVTTRVAGASDELACDGACGFVSDWDANDFAEKIERILSDDILYNKMSENCLKKIAEFSIDKAIKKFDYEIMKVIENKNGKKIKNNEITFVQAKQKFSHYYIFLPIGYNIKIQKAFFRWKNTPTPINFLKLGYRILNICGYIVTIPVRLVLLPTLCRIYRDKQCSK
- a CDS encoding sulfotransferase family protein, which encodes MQQIIACTGYGGTGSSAATNIIEEFKDIKSLDSGFECTFLHESDGLHDLENALREGHRLKTDMAIKRFLRLANILNKQRDYQKYFNGNFEKYSIDYINSICTAQWQGNWHRGSDTIKFSKQDLLYYNLAKQIFLNEYSYKNYSLYEPNTWHPTYQMRNKSFYAFFDDSFYAKTQDYIKKLFLEVGIHTDTKKVLVDQFFPAYNISAYLKYAPQTKIVIVDRDPRDVYVLNKSSWGEPYIPTDDVNTFISWYKGIRFSQKIEAENKNVLLLHFEDLIFDYENSLLKLKTFLELRDEEHIKKGLYFNPEKSAKNTYKFKNYPQWEDDIFKIEKELSDYCYNFPDGLDNGIKVDKGKPVEKYIQDSYEIQAKKELPEEYKNKVYKLLFGITSFGGVCESFNHRKTLKMKAKGFIKLFMFFPFFLIEFPYMIFNYYNFKK
- a CDS encoding glycosyltransferase family 2 protein, which translates into the protein MKFSIIIPIYNRSFFIDETLSSLLNQTYTDIEIICVDDYSTDNSLEKLETYALKDDRIKIVRHQKNLGPHCARKTGVENASGDYILFLDCDDMLEPDACKVLYRILNIQPCDVLEFAYKNDREFLYPVPFITIDNLFDSLVYFSNPRAGSVWNKAYKKELLHKAFSNMEDFYSIMGEDLYESVIVAYYTETYDFINNILLHYNTDTGISNKKNDFNGIKRVLESIKNTLNAFRIFFNLYAPEHKNAVLNIERQYVKYIFYYQILMHTDRSDWRKSLNLLPEYFTTDALLSYIKKIKQSMFGLRYELFKYQFNMKLRKWIPTRLKVIVKKLIGCF